CTGAGCGGCAGGGGACAACCTCCGCCTCAGTCGACCTCGCACAGCGGCACGATCGGGCCGGACGAATCAATCAGCTGCTCGATCGTCACCCCGCCCAGCGACGCCTCGATCGCGGCGTAGGTCCTGTCGAGCTCGGTGTGCAGCGGGCAGAGCTTCTTGTGCGTGGTGAGCCCCAGCGGGCACTTGGTAATCCGCTCGACCGGCGCGACCGAGTTAACTACGTCCAGCATGGTCAGCGTCTCGGTAGGGCGGGCGAGCTCGTACCCGCCGCCGGGCCCCGGCCGCGACCGGGCGATGCCACACGCGCACAGGTCCTGCAGCACCCGCGTCAGGTACCGGCGGGGCACCTTGGTCTGCCCCGCCAGCGCGTCCGCCGACAGCGGCGCGTCCGGCGAGTTCCCCATGCAGGCCACGGCGCGGAGGGCGTATTCAGCGGTCTTGGAGAGCATCGCGGGCGGGAGGGGGGACGGTGGCAGCGTGAGAGCGTGGAAGCACGAACCGTGATTCTACACCATCGTGTGTCGCTGCCTGCAGTTGGGCGCCGCGTATTGCCTTTGCTGGCGTCTTAGTGGGTTGCCGAGATCGACTCGCCGCCGGTAGTCGTTCCGCAGCGGCCAGATTTCATGCTCGCCCGCGGCGGCGGGTGAACCTACCAAAGGTTGCGGCCGAAAAAGCATGCCTACACCCGCTGTCGGGTGCAGGCATGGCATGGCGTCCGACTATCGAATGCGACGCAGGGCGATTCCGACCATCCCTGTGAGGCCAAGCAAAGCAAACGTAGTAGGCTCTGGAACGATCGCGTCGGCGTTTGTCATGACCGACGGGTAGAACTCGGTAGCGATGGGGGACGCGTCTTCGTTGTAAAAGAGCACAGTATCGGCTGAATCGGTATCGCCAACCGCCGTAAGTAGGAACGTCATCAGGTTGTTGGAGTCCGCCTGCACAAATGCCGTCACGGCCGGGCCGAAGAAGTCGACTACGTCACCGGAACTGCCAACCGGGAAGGCAACCTGGCCCAGGAACACCAGCGCGGCGTCGTCCACCAGGTTGTCGGTCAGGTCGTCGGTCACGTAGGAGACCGTCGAGTAGGCGTCGGTCTGTACGATGTCTTCGCCGGTAGCACCATCGGGTACGCCCCACAGCTGGATGCTCTCGAGGGCATCGAAGTTGTTGCCTGCGGCGGTGCGTTCGATGTCGAATCGGACAGAAGCTTGCATCACCGGATCGCTGAACGCGTAGCCGCTGAACTGGGCGACGCCAATGCGGTCGGTGCCGACCTCACCAGCCGAGTTTTTTACGAGGATGCGGTTCTCGGTAGTGGTGTCGGAGCGTACCAGCGTCCAATCGTCGCCGTCGTCGAGAGTCGTGATGACCTCGGCCCGTGCTGTGCCGCCAATCGCCGTCAGTGCCAGCAAGCCGGCAATGGCTGTCAGTGTGTGTCGCATGAAGCTACCCTTCTGAGATCTGAGATGAAGTTTCAAGAGCCAATAAGGAAGACAAGTAGGAGACGCCCAACGTGTGGTCGTGCGCCGCCGTGGGGCTGCCGACCCCATTTGGGATCGCAGCAAGTGGGGGCCTCTACCGCGAACGCGGGATAGAGCTGCCGCCTACCCAGCGATAGCCAATTGACGGAGTAATTCTGTAAAGAACTGACCAAAATCGCCTAAATCACCTGATTTTCGCGGAAATGGGTCCTGTGGCGTACCGAGAACTACCGGCCGCTGACGGACGACACGTCGTTTGCGGCCCGACAGCCGCGTGGCTCTAGACCCCGGCTCCGAACCCGGCCCGGCGACGCGTGCCGGCCTAAGAGTTCGCTTGCCCGGCTACGCCGCGGGCCGCGCGGCATTTCAGCACGTTCACCACCGCGACGGGGGCAGATGGTCGAGGCGACCGGCGACAGTAGCACGACGCACTGCGTCGTGAACTCTTGGCGTTGCCCTCGGTTGGATGCCTGCGCTCTTGGCGGCCTCGCTCGAAGCCGCTTGGAGAGTGGCGCCACCACGGCTGTTCAGAACCGTCTACAGATCATCCATGCCCGTGACATTCGTCACCAGCGCCCGCAGCTTGCGGCGGAGGACGGCGTAGCTGAAGAACCGCTTGCTGAGCTCGTAGTTCTTCTCGACCATCGCCTGGCGGTACTTGCGGTCGTCGATCACGCGGCGGACCTCGTCGACCGTGTCGCGGGTCATGTAGCCGTTCATCGTGATCACCTCAAAGCCGCGGGGCTCGATGTCCGACACGAAGATCGAGTACCGGTTCACCAGCACCGGCTTGCGGTAGTAGAAGGCCTCGATCAGGGCGTTGCCGAAGCCCTCGTACAGGCTCGGGTAGGTGATGAAGTCGGCGTGCAGGTAGGCGTCGGCCAGCAGGTAGACTTTCTCGCCGTTGGCGTTGACGCCGCGCTCCTCGCCGATGCGGTCGGGGATGAACCGCAGGTCGACCCCCTGCTGGTCGGCCATCTCACGCAGGGCGTTAAGGTACTCGTGACCCTCGTCGCCCGATTCGTGGGAAATGACCAGCTTGCACTTGGGGTTGCCGAGCTGCTTGATCAGCGAGATCGCGTGCTCGATGCCCTTACGTGGCACGACGCGGGTCGGCTGCAGGAACAGGATGTCGTCCGGCGCGAGGCCGACCGACTCGCGGAAGTCGCTGTTGAAGTCGTCGAGCCCGGGGGGCGGGGTCTCGAAATCCAGCACGTTGGGCACCAGCACGCTCGACACGCCGCGGCGGTGTGACAGGGCGCGCTGCGCCTCGGAGTTGATCGTGACGTGCTGGATCGACGGGATCGTGCAGGGGAACGCCATCCGCAGGAGGTCGCCCGCGGCGTTCACGGCGAAGCGGTCGCGCTCCCAGTAGAAGTCGTGGTGGTGGGCGATGGTCGGGAAGTTGGTCTCGGCAATGAACGTGCTGATCGCCACGCCCAGCGGGATGTTCATCGGGATGCACAGCGCGTTCTGGACGATCAGGATCTCGATGTCGAAGTGCCGCACAAACTCGTAGATCGACCGCTTGAGGTGCTCGGCCAGGGCGAAGATCCGGCGGGTCACCTCGGGGTCGCGGGTCGAGACGCCGAACACGCGGTCGTTCACCCACTGGATATCGAGGTGCCCGAAGTACGCGTGCGGCACCAGCATGCTGACCGACGGGTCGGTGTCGAGCTTGCCGGCGAACCAGAAGCTGGTGTGGCGGTGGTGCCAGAGCACCTTGGCCCACTTGGCGGCCTCGAGCGAGACGCCGTCGGTCCCCGCGAAGCGGGTCCCGATGAATCCAATCCGGTGACCGGGCGTTATTGATTTGGTGGGCATGGCGGTGCGGGTGGGTCAGGC
Above is a window of Posidoniimonas polymericola DNA encoding:
- a CDS encoding RrF2 family transcriptional regulator, encoding MLSKTAEYALRAVACMGNSPDAPLSADALAGQTKVPRRYLTRVLQDLCACGIARSRPGPGGGYELARPTETLTMLDVVNSVAPVERITKCPLGLTTHKKLCPLHTELDRTYAAIEASLGGVTIEQLIDSSGPIVPLCEVD
- a CDS encoding PEP-CTERM sorting domain-containing protein, which codes for MRHTLTAIAGLLALTAIGGTARAEVITTLDDGDDWTLVRSDTTTENRILVKNSAGEVGTDRIGVAQFSGYAFSDPVMQASVRFDIERTAAGNNFDALESIQLWGVPDGATGEDIVQTDAYSTVSYVTDDLTDNLVDDAALVFLGQVAFPVGSSGDVVDFFGPAVTAFVQADSNNLMTFLLTAVGDTDSADTVLFYNEDASPIATEFYPSVMTNADAIVPEPTTFALLGLTGMVGIALRRIR
- a CDS encoding glycosyltransferase family 4 protein, whose product is MPTKSITPGHRIGFIGTRFAGTDGVSLEAAKWAKVLWHHRHTSFWFAGKLDTDPSVSMLVPHAYFGHLDIQWVNDRVFGVSTRDPEVTRRIFALAEHLKRSIYEFVRHFDIEILIVQNALCIPMNIPLGVAISTFIAETNFPTIAHHHDFYWERDRFAVNAAGDLLRMAFPCTIPSIQHVTINSEAQRALSHRRGVSSVLVPNVLDFETPPPGLDDFNSDFRESVGLAPDDILFLQPTRVVPRKGIEHAISLIKQLGNPKCKLVISHESGDEGHEYLNALREMADQQGVDLRFIPDRIGEERGVNANGEKVYLLADAYLHADFITYPSLYEGFGNALIEAFYYRKPVLVNRYSIFVSDIEPRGFEVITMNGYMTRDTVDEVRRVIDDRKYRQAMVEKNYELSKRFFSYAVLRRKLRALVTNVTGMDDL